A genomic region of Metopolophium dirhodum isolate CAU chromosome 1, ASM1992520v1, whole genome shotgun sequence contains the following coding sequences:
- the LOC132934488 gene encoding uncharacterized protein LOC132934488, which yields MVGSITDNATLYNEKKAFAYVPPSPPANLIESTCYTLDFTARKFLLVGIDPTEQLQTVVLLLTSSRYVKISTDFLRRIFSLMGNVLSFILDTPQKYKRTTFLETDAYKISNMVYNGSNVLVIESKTEDGCRVLLSRSGLIKLQGLEWCITASINEKEEKIKPVIIKQISDYCEYLMEKCLQSDSPPNNLREMEIFIRNVEVRQSKKTPNLGQIKMFATTQLAELCMAHRNVQNSEVVI from the coding sequence atggtTGGTTCAATCACCGACAACGCTACATTATACAACGAGAAGAAGGCTTTCGCGTACGTTCCTCCATCACCACCGGCTAACCTCATCGAGTCTACCTGCTACACGTTGGACTTCACGGCGAGAAAATTTTTACTTGTCGGTATCGATCCGACAGAACAACTTCAAACAGTTGTTCTCTTATTAACATCATCACGTTATGTGAAAATAAGTACAGATTTTCTAAGACGGATATTCTCACTTATGGGTAACGTACTATCATTTATATTAGACACGCCGCAAAAGTATAAGCGAACCACATTTCTCGAAACCGATGCttataaaatatcgaatatGGTGTATAACGGTTCAAACGTTCTGGTAATTGAATCCAAGACTGAAGACGGGTGTAGAGTTTTATTAAGTCGTTCAGGTTTAATAAAACTCCAGGGATTAGAATGGTGTATTACTGCTAGTATTaatgaaaaagaagaaaaaataaaaccagtAATTATTAAGCAAATTAGTGATTATTGCGAGTATTTGATGGAAAAATGCTTGCAATCGGATTCACCGCCCAACAATTTGAGGGAAATGGAAATTTTCATTCGGAACGTTGAAGTCAGACAGAGTAAGAAGACACCTAACCTCggtcaaattaaaatgtttgcgaCTACACAATTGGCCGAACTTTGTATGGCTCATCGGAACGTACAAAACTCAGAagtggtaatttaa
- the LOC132934485 gene encoding uncharacterized protein LOC132934485 has translation MAGPIENMADIYKKTFKYTPPSPPPKLIDCSNLTIDFTARKFLNIGLDPTDEFKTVIHIITSSRYVNIPIDFLQSIFRLMGNILSFILDRPEKYKRNLFLDNDVISMSSMTYHSENTLVLESKIQDGCRVLLNRTDLLTLQDLEYTIFEIINRKSIIIKPIVIHQIDLIASFLKSNVALENSKTDMRTHVRNIDNNYLSIHVIGENDYIFTNQLKLYATDSIVQKWMEKIKKYEGYNDECSIAFSPQSYFSSYPQGNPAQESHLENIQEGRSENDGPFGPQYN, from the exons atggctGGTCCAATCGAAAATATGGCAGATATTTAcaagaaaacttttaaatatactccACCGTCACCACCACCCAAGCTCATCGATTGCAGTAATCTAACCATCGACTTCACAGCtcgtaaatttttaaacattgggtTAGATCCTACCGATGAATTCAAAACCgtgattcatattataacatcttcGCGGTATGTAAATATTCCTATCGATTTTCTACAAAGTATATTCAGACTTATGGGGAACATTCTATCATTCATACTCGATCGTCCAGAAAAATACaaacgaaatttatttttggataacGACGTAATTTCAATGTCTAGTATGACATATCACTCGGAGAACACACTTGTTTTAGAATCAAAAATTCAAGACGGATGTCGTGTTCTGTTAAATCGAACGGATCTTTTGACCTTACAAGATTTAGAATACACCATTTTTGAGATTATCAAtagaaaatctattataattaaaccgATTGTAATACACCAAATTGATCTAATCGCTTCATTCTTAAAATCAAACGTAGCGTTAGAAAATTCTAAGACTGATATGAGAACTCATGTGAGGaacatcgataataattatctttcaATACATGTTATTGGCGAGAACGACTACATTTTCACAaatcaactaaaattatatgcaaCTGATTCGATCGTTCAAAAATGGatggagaaaataaaaaaatatgag ggATACAATGACGAGTGTTCCATAGCTTTTTCACCACAATCGTACTTCAGTTCATATCCGCag ggaAATCCAGCACAAGAGAGCCACCTCGAAAACATTCAGGAAGGACGTTCGGAAAACGATGGGCCATTTGgaccacaatataattaa
- the LOC132934484 gene encoding uncharacterized protein LOC132934484, with product MKEQDEYTSKGSGFTLQCIDGLMLGVYKYKPIGGSSYIQLPGAIENKKAVINPQNLDSQCFKWAILAKHVTGNNKHRVGDNYFKHQEKYNFTNLSFPTPLNQIKIFEKNNPNVSVNVYGIDKQFQPPKFPEYKVFPLRVVHEEKPDHFDLLLISDQDDNTHYSYISNFSRLISTLKTKHNGQLIFCKRCFTSFDKQQYKYKLNGVAGLEQHKLICGEHKPILPQLPEPGSILEFTAWDKTQRHPIVIYADFEAILKKSDEKIGEKTTAFQEHEPMSYGFMVKANEEIPVELLEKFGIPTSPVIYRGNENNKDVARHFIDSIVNIGQKIEKLLKTNTPIIFTIEQRRTHETCNTCNLCKTKFSHENHKVADHCHLSGKFRQSLCNTCNLKLQTPNFVPVFFHNLSNYDAHFIVTRLGYDTNSISVIPNSEEKFITFSKYISNFFTLRFIDTLRFMASSLSTLSKNLITPGFEKFRDSAKHFSTQDLPLVTRKGVYPYDYTDEWDKLEETSLPAKKYFYSTLDESHIKHEDFEHANTVWNHFNCQTLGEYSDLYLKIDVLLLTDVFENFRDLCIRTYHLDPSFYYTAPGFSFDCMLKYTGQQLELISDYDILLMFEKGIRGGLTQASMRYAKANNEKTPDYDPTQPKSWLVYQDCNNLYGYAMSQFMPYGGFKWVEPKLEGLNDLNDRSPIGRMYEVDISYPKELHDKHNDLPFLPKNSIPPGSKVKKLMATLESKKNYVIHYRNLQQAIANGLVVEKVHRVVQFNQSDWLKKYIELNTEMRKKARNDFEKDFFKLLNNAVFGKTMESLRKRFKMELVCSEKRLQKLINLTTFKHCTTYDETLNAVSLENKIIMFNKPIYIGFAVLEISKTVMYDYHYNVMQAHYRDKIELMYTDTDSLVYYIQTDDFYKDLENNSNLLDRMDTSDLPQDHPCYIAERKKIPGLFSDETNSEVMTHFCGLRAKSYSYKINGKEKIRAKGIRGHVVRNHMNFNDHYRCLFGDTTLDVMTENVSIRSFNHRLKTIKSTKLTYNSFDDKRVILEDQIHTLAHGHYSIEDTRTLEQAEAELIQLPEAEIDR from the exons ATGAAAGAGCAAGACGAGTATACAAGCAAGGGTAGTGGTTTCACATTACAATGTATAGATGGTTTAATGTTaggtgtgtataaatataaacctaTAGGCGGCTCATCATACATACAACTACCAGGcgcaatagaaaataaaaaagctgTGATTAATCCGCAGAACTTAGACTCACAATGCTTCAAATGGGCGATCCTAGCAAAACATGTTACAGGAAATAATAAACATCGTGTtggtgataattattttaaacaccaagaaaaatataattttacaaatctaTCATTTCCAACACCACTAAATcagattaaaatttttgaaaaaaataatccaaacgTCTCTGTCAATGTTTACGGTATCGATAAACAATTTCAACCACCGAAATTTCCGGAATATAAAGTATTTCCACTAAGAGTAGTACATGAAGAAAAACCCGATCACTTCGATCTTTTACTAATTTCAGACCAGGACGATAACACACACTATAGTTACATCTCTAATTTTTCAAGACTCATTAGCACTCTAAAAACCAAACATAATGGGCAGTTAATTTTCTGCAAACGGTGCTTTACATCATTCGATaaacaacaatacaaatataaattaaacggaGTTGCAGGACTtgaacaacataaattaatatgtggGGAACACAAGCCCATACTACCTCAGTTACCTGAACCCGGATCAATACTCGAGTTTACTGCATGGGATAAAACGCAACGTCATCCTATAGTAATTTACGCGGATTTCGAAGCAATTCTAAAGAAAAGTGATGAGAAAATTGGAGAAAAAACAACAGCTTTTCAAGAACACGAGCCCATGAGCTATGGGTTTATGGTTAAAGCAAATGAAGAAATACCAGTGGAACTGCTTGAAAAATTCGGAATTCCGACATCGCCTGTAATTTACCgtggaaatgaaaataataaagacgTGGCGAGACATTTTATAGATAGTATTGTGAATATAggtcaaaaaattgaaaaactactCAAAACAAACACCCCTATAATTTTCACTATTGAACAGCGGAGAACACATGAAACATGTAATACTTGTAATTtatgcaaaaccaaattttctcATGAAAATCATAAAGTGGCTGATCATTGTCATTTATCAGGGAAATTTAGACAGTCATTATGCAATACGTGTAATCTTAAACTTCAAACACCTAACTTCGTACcagtattttttcataatttatcaaattatgatGCACATTTTATTGTCACTCGTCTCGGGTATGATACAAACTCTATCTCGGTAATACCAAACAGCGAAGAAAAATttattacgttttcaaaatacattAGCAACTTCTTCACATTAAGATTTATCGACACACTAAGATTTATGGCCTCCAGTTTATCAacactttcaaaaaatttaattacaccAGGATTTGAAAAGTTTAGAGACAgtgcaaaacatttttctacACAAGATTTACCACTAGTTACTCGTAAGGGGGTATACCCGTATGACTACACAGATGAATGGGATAAGCTTGAAGAAACCAGTTTACcggcgaaaaaatatttttacagtacaTTGGACGAATCACATATAAAACATGAGGATTTTGAGCATGCAAATACAGTTTGGAATCATTTCAACTGTCAAACACTCGGGGAATACTctgatctttatttaaaaatcgacgTGCTGCTGCTGACTgatgtgtttgaaaatttccgAGATCTCTGTATAAGAACTTACCATCTGGACCCATCATTTTACTACACAGCACCGGGATTTAGTTTTGACTGTATGCTGAAATACACGGGTCAACAACTTGAACTGATTTCggattatgatattttgttaatGTTCGAGAAAG GAATTCGTGGCGGCTTGACCCAGGCGAGCATGAGATATGCAAAGGCGAATAATGAAAAGACACCAGATTATGATCCAACACAACCAAAATCATGGCTTGTTTATCAGGATT GTAACAACTTGTACGGTTACGCAATGTCACAATTCATGCCATACGGAGGATTTAAGTGGGTTGAGCCGAAACTAGAGGGTCTAAATGATTTAAACGATAGATCACCAATCGGGCGGATGTATGAGGTCGATATATCATATCCAAAAGAACTTCACGACAAGCATAATGATCTGCCATTCCTACCGAAAAATAGTATTCCACCTggttcaaaagttaaaaaacttaTGGCGACTTTAGAATCGAAGAAAAACTATGTGATTCATTATCGGAACCTGCAGCAGGCTATAGCCAACGGACTCGTTGTGGAAAAA gtTCACAGAGTTGTGCAGTTTAATCAGTCGGACTggcttaaaaaatacatagaattAAACACTGAGATGCGGAAAAAAGCGAGGAACGACTTTGAAAAGGATTTCTTCAAACTCTTAAACAATGCCGTTTTTGGAAAAACCATGGAATCTTTAAGGAAACGTTTTAAAATGGAGCTTGTTTGTAGTGAAAAACGTTTGCAAAAACTTATAAATCTTACTACATTCAAACACTGTACTACGTATGACGAAACCCTCAACGCTGTCtcattagaaaacaaaattatcatgtttaacaagccaatatatatag GTTTTGCAGTGTTGGAAATTTCCAAGACCGTCATGtatgattatcattataacGTTATGCAGGCTCATTATAGGGATAAAATTGAGCTCATGTATACTGATACAg attcacTGGTATACTATATTCAAACCGATGATTTTTACAAAGACCTGGAGAATAATTCCAATTTACTCGATCGAATGGATACATCAGACTTACCACAAGATCATCCATGTTACATTGCTGAGCGAAAGAAAATCCCTGGTTTGTTTTCCGATGAAACAAATTCAGAGGTTATGACGCATTTTTGTGGGCTCAGAGCAAAGTCTTATTCATATAAGATCAATGGCAAGGAGAAGATCAGGGCGAAAGGAATCCGCGGGCATGTAGTCAGAAACCATATGAATTTCAACGATCATTATCGCTGTCTGTTTGGTGATACAACTTTGGATGTGATGACGGAGAATGTCTCTATCCGGTCGTTCAATCATCGATTGAAGACTATTAAATCAAccaaattaacttataatagtttCGATGACAAGAGGGTTATACTTGAGGATCAAATACATACCTTGGCTCACGGTCACTACTCTATAGA GGACACCAGAACACTAGAGCAAGCAGAAGCCGAATTAATACAACTTCCGGAAGCCGAGATAGacagatag